The Halobacillus ihumii genomic sequence CCTCCTTCTAACACTCTTTCACTTAAATAGAATAACACAATTGTCTTTTCATAGGATATTAGGATGTATATTTACGTTTTTATACGAATTCTGCTATAGTATATAGTGGAATTAAAGGAATCGGAGGCGAACTTATTGGATAGAGAACTCGCATTAGAATTAGTACGTGTAACAGAAGCAGCATCCATAGCTTCTGCACAATGGATGGGCCGCGGCGATAAAATGAATGCCGACGATGCTGCTACAACCGCAATGAGAACGATGTTTGATTCAGTCTCAATGGACGGGGTTGTTGTCATTGGCGAAGGCGAATTAGACGAAGCCCCTATGCTTTACATTGGTGAGGAGCTTGGAGATAAAACAGGGCCTAAGGTAGATATCGCTGTTGATCCATTAGAAGGTACTAATATTGTTGCAAAAGGTCATAATAATGCCATGGCGGTTATTGCAGCAGCGGAACGCGGTACTTTGCTTCATGCTCCTGATATGTACATGGACAAAATAGCCGCAGGAAAAAGGGCTAGAGGTCTCATACATATCGACGATCCTATAGAACGCACTATTGATATCGTTGCCAGAGCAAATAATAAACGCATTGAAGATCTAACCGTTATCATTCAGGAACGAGAGCGTCATCAAGAAATTATCGAGCGTGTCATTAAAAAAGGTGCTCGTGTTAAGCTTTTTGGAGACGGAGATGTTGGTGCTTCGATTGCAACATGTCTGCCCCAAACAGGTGTGGACCTTTTCGTAGGGACTGGCGGTGCACCTGAAGGAGTTATATCCGCAGCTGCCATCAAAAGCCTAGGCGGTGATATGCAAGCTAGACTTGTCCCTCAAAACGATGAAGAAGCACAACGCTGCCAGACTATGGGACTTGAAGATCCTCTTCAGCACCTTACCTTAAATGATCTTGTCAGGGGTGATGATGCAATTTTCGCCGCTACAGGTGTGACAGAAGGTGAACTGTTAAATGGCGTGAAATTTCTTGGAGGCGATCTGGTTGAAACGGACTCGATTGTCATGCGTGCTAAAACACGAACAGTCCGCTTTATTAAAGCCAACCATCACCTGGATCATAAACCACATCTAAAGTTTGAAAAATAGGAGCTGACGTTATGAGTGATTATCAACTCATGAAAGATGTTACGGAAAATGTAACAACCCGTTTTGTTGCGTTTACCGTCGGGGGACACCAATACGAATTGGCCTTTCTTCGAACAGATCACTTCCCGGATCAAACCATGGTTTTAGACCTAAACAAAAATAGGTTCGGCCTTTTAGATCACGAAAAGTTGGATAAACCAAACTATCTTGAACATATTTTTCAAATTAATGAGATTTATGCAGAAGAACTTAGAGCACGATTACACGAGCTTATTTAATTAAAGCCTTCCGTTTTTTTGTGAAGGTTCCTCATAAAAAAACCGGCATGGTTTCTACACCTTGCCGGTTTTTTGAGTTACTTGACTACTTTTTTCAACACAAAGTAAGCACAGCCAAAGTTACAATATTCGTATAAATAATCCTCAAGCGTACTTATTTTCGTTTCAAAAGTGGCTTTAGCATTTTGATCATCGTAAAAACCTTTAAGACGAAGCTGACCGTAGCCCCAATCCCCTACTATAAAATCATATTTACTTAAAATATCACTAAAACGGCC encodes the following:
- the glpX gene encoding class II fructose-bisphosphatase, which encodes MDRELALELVRVTEAASIASAQWMGRGDKMNADDAATTAMRTMFDSVSMDGVVVIGEGELDEAPMLYIGEELGDKTGPKVDIAVDPLEGTNIVAKGHNNAMAVIAAAERGTLLHAPDMYMDKIAAGKRARGLIHIDDPIERTIDIVARANNKRIEDLTVIIQERERHQEIIERVIKKGARVKLFGDGDVGASIATCLPQTGVDLFVGTGGAPEGVISAAAIKSLGGDMQARLVPQNDEEAQRCQTMGLEDPLQHLTLNDLVRGDDAIFAATGVTEGELLNGVKFLGGDLVETDSIVMRAKTRTVRFIKANHHLDHKPHLKFEK
- a CDS encoding YutD family protein — protein: MTRYEVIRVIELFGKTYEVVENYRDGFNEEELEGRFSDILSKYDFIVGDWGYGQLRLKGFYDDQNAKATFETKISTLEDYLYEYCNFGCAYFVLKKVVK
- a CDS encoding DUF3055 domain-containing protein, which translates into the protein MSDYQLMKDVTENVTTRFVAFTVGGHQYELAFLRTDHFPDQTMVLDLNKNRFGLLDHEKLDKPNYLEHIFQINEIYAEELRARLHELI